The DNA segment GAGTGGACCTCGAAGGTGTAGGCCCCGTCCTCCTCCGGCTTGAGGGCGACCTGGGTCTGGCGCACGGCCTTCTCATCCGGGAAGGCCATAGCGTGGTGGATGTGGAAGTCCCGCAGCTCGGCGGGGACCGGCCCGAATACCTCGCGGGCGGCGGCGAACGCGATCTCCTGGTAGGCGACGCCGGGCAGTACGACAGAATCGAAGACCCGGTGGTCGTGCAGCCATGACAGTGTGGTCACGCTGGCAACAGAGTCGAACCGTACGCCGCCCTCATCCGCAAGGTCGAGCCGTCTTCCCAGGAGCGGGGCGGTGTGCGAGGCGGCGGTTGCTGTCGCCGGGCCCGGAGCGGCGATCCAGTACCGCTCACGCTGCCACGGATAGGTGGGAAGGGAGACCCGTCGCCGGTCCCGGTCTCCGGTGACCGCGTGCCAGTCGAGGTCGATGCCCCCCTCGTAGAGGCAGCGGACTGCGTCGAGGAGCTGGGCCCACTGGTGGTCTGGCCGCGTGCTGGGGACGAGTGCCGTACCGCGCTCGTCGAAGAGCTCATCGAGGAGCTGCAGCAGTGTCGGCTTCGGGGAGATCTCCAGCAGGGAACCAGCGCCGAGCCCGTGCAGGGTCGCGGCCGCATCGTGGAAGCGTACGGGCCGGGTCGACTGTTCGACCCAATAACGCCAGTGGGCGAGCTCTGGACCGATGACCTTGCCGCTCACCGTGGAAATGATCTCGATGCGGGGCTCATGGTAGGTGACGGTCCGGGCGGCAGCTGCGAACTCGGCGAGAATCGGCTGCATCAGGGGCGAGTGGCAGGCAACAGATATCTCCAGCTTGCGGTGCCGTATGCCCTGGGCGGTCAGCTGGGCGCAGATGTCCTCGATCTCGCTGGAGCGACCCGAAACCACCGTAGATGTAGGACTGTTGACCGCTGCAACGGATGTGTTTGGGCGGAGCATCGGGGCGACGGTCGCCTCATCGGCGTCGACGGCAACCATCGTTCCCGCCTCGGTCAGTTCCCGCATGAGCCGGCTACGTACGTGGACCAGTGTCAGCGCGTCCTCCAGGGAGAACACTCCGGCGAGGCATGCCGCGACGTACTCTCCGAGGCTGTGTCCGAGCATTACGTCGGGCCGTACGCCCCACGACTCCCACAGCTTCGCCAGGGCGTACTCAAAGGCGAACAGCGCGGGCTGGGCGTAGCTCGTCTCGTCGATGGGGGACGGCTCTCCCGGCACGGGGAAGAGCACGGGCAGCAAGGGAAGGCCAAAGCGCGCTCTGAGCAGTTCGTCGCACTGGTCCAAGATGGCCTTGAACACTGGCTGCCGCTGGTACAGCTCGCGGCCCATGCCCGCGTACTGGGAACCCTGGCCGGGAAACAGGAACGCAACCCGGCCGGGCGCAGCGGCCACACTGCCGCTGGGCATTTCCAGCAGCTTCTTCCGGGCCTCTCCGGCGGTCGCAGCGATCACGGCGCGGCGATGCGGGAAGTGGCGGCGGCCAGTGGCGGCTGTGAAACAGACGTCGGCGAAGCGGGCGGTGTCCGAGGGTGAGCCGAGGAAGTCGGCATAACGGCGGGTGAGGTCGACCAGTGCCTGTTCGTTGCGGGCACTCAGCGCGAGGACCTGCATGTCCTGCTCCGCAGAGGGCTGGCGTGTCGGCTCTGAAGTGATCGCGGCCCGCGGAGGTGCTTCCTGGAGCACCACATGGGCGTTCGTGCCGCCCACGCCGAGCGAGGTGACACCAGCTGTGCGCGGACGTCCATCGGTGGTCCAAGGCGCGGTGCCGGTGCTGACCCGGAAGGGGGAGCGGTGGAAGTCGATCTCGGGATTGGGCTCGGAGAAATGCAGGTTGGGTACGAGCATGCCGCGCTCGATGCACAGCGCCGTCTTGATGAGGCCGGCGATTCCGGCAGCCTCGTCCAGGTGTCCGATGTTGGTCTTTACCGAGCCGATGGCGCAGGTGCCCGCGCCTTCCGGTCGGGATCCGAACGCCTCGGTGAGAGCGGTCAGTTCGATCGGGTCGCCCAGGGCGGTGCCTGTGCCGTGTGCCTCGACGTAGCCCACGTCCAAAGGATCGACCCCGGCAGCCTCCAGCGCCTCGCGGACGACCTCGGCCTGGCGCGCCGGACTGGGAGCGGTGAAGCTGGCCTTGTCAGCCCCGTCGTTGTTGACGGCCGAGCCCTTGATGACGGCGATGATCCGGTCGTTGTCCTCGACCGCCTCGTCGAGCCGTTTCAGTACCACGATGCCGCAGCCATTGCCGAAGAGGGTTCCGGTCCCGTTGGCGTCGAAGGTCCTGGTATGGCCGTCGGCGGACATGATCATGCCCTCTTCGTAGAGATAGCCGGCCTCCTGCGGCACCACGATGTGCGCCCCGCCAGCCAGCGCGAGGTCACTGTCCCCTTCCAGCAGGCTCCGGCAGGCCTGGTGGACTGCGACCAGGGATGTCGAGCACGCAGTCTGGACGCCCATGCTCGGACCGCGCAGGTCCAGGGCATACGACACCCTGGTGGCGAGATAGCCGCCGTCGTTGCCGAGCTGGAGCTGGAACTGTTCCAGGTCGGACTCGGTCAGGGCCTTGGCCTGCCCATAGCCAAAGTGCGGGAGCAGATTGTTGAGCAGGTACGTGCTCATCCCGGCGCCGGCGAAGACGCCGACCCGCCCGTCCCGGTCATCGCCAGGAGCGTGCCCTGCGTCCTCCAGTGCCTCCCAGGCGCACTCCAAGAGCAACCGCTGCTGCGGGTCGAGGAGTTCAGCCTCCCTCGCTCCCATGCCGAAGAACGACGCGTCAAACTGGTCGATGTCCGGCAGTACCGCGCCCGCATGCACGAAGTCGGGGTGTGTGGCGATGCTCTGGTCGCGCTGCCCCTCGCCGGTGCCGGGCAGCGCGCCTGCCGACTCCACGCCCTGAAGGAGGTTGTTCCAGAAAGTCTCGATGTCGCGGGCGCCGGGGAAGCGTCCCGCCATCCCAATGATCGCGATGTCCCCGGCGACGCTACGGCGGCGGCGGACGGGCGGCGGGACGATCTCCGGCATGCTCTCACCCAGCGCGTGGGTATTCCGATCGAGGTGGGCCGCGTAGGCCCTGATCGTCGGATGACGCAGCAGGTCTGTCATCGATACGTCGCGGCCCAGTCTGCGGGCGAGCTCCGCCCGCACCACGACCAGCATCAGCGAAGTGCCGCCGAGGTCGAAGAACCGGTCGTCAACAGATATGTCGTCAAGCCGCAGCACACCGCGCCACACATCGGCGAGGAGCTGCTCGATGTCGGTCCTGGCCGCAGCCGCCGTCCGGATCGACAGCCGCTCGAAGGTGACAGGCGGCAGCAACCGCGCTCGGTCGGTCTTGCCGCTCGTGGTAAGGGGCAGTGCAGGCAGCAGGCTGTACGCCTCAGGGAGCATGAGCGGGGGCAGCTTCGGGACGAGGAACGCGTGCAGCACACGTGCGGCGCTCTCGGGCTCCAGTGACCGGCCGGGGACGATATGGGCGACGAGGCGGCGATGTCCGTCGATCTCGTGGGCGAGGACCACCGCCTCCTCGACACCAGGATGCCCCAGCAGCAGCGTCTCGATCTCGCCTGCCTCGATGCGTACGCCATGGGCCTTGACCTGGGTGTCGATCCGGCCGAGGAGTTCCACCGTGCCGTCCGGCAGACGCCGGGCCAAGTCCCCGGTCCGGTAGAGCCGGCCGTCGCCGAATGGATCATCGACAAACTTCTGAGCGGTCAGATCGGGTCTGCCGAGGTAGCCAGGCGACACCCCGGCGCCCGCGACACAGAGTTCGCCCTCCGCGCCTTCGGGCACTTCCTGAAGATCCTGGCTGAGGATGTGGACCCGTACTCCGTCGATGGGCTGCCCGATCGGGGCGATCGTAGGCCAGTTGGCGGGATTGCCGTCCAGAGTGTGGGAGGTGGCGTCCTGGAACTCGGTCGCGCCGTAGTGGTTATGCAGGCGCGCGTCTGTACAGGAGAAGAACTCCCGGATGTGGGGGCCGATCCGCAGCTGCTCGCCAGTCGTGACGACCTCGCGCAGCCGTAGTCTCTCAGGTGCCTCCGCAGCCGCCCGTGCGACGTGTTCCAGCAGGGTGACCGGCAGAAAGAGGCGCTCGATGCGCTCCTCACGGAGGAACTCGACGAGGGCGAACGGGTTACGCCGGACCTCGTCGTCGGCGACGACAAGCGTGCCCCCGAAGCAGAGTGTGGAGAAGATCTCGTGGAAGGAGAAGTCGAAACTCACGGCGCAGATCTGGGCGGTGCGCCTCCCGCAGCTGTCCGGACGGGTGCGGTTGTGCCAGTGAAGGAGGTTGAGCAGGGCTGCGTGGGTCATCACGGCGCCCTTGGGTACCCCGGTGGAGCCGGAAGTGAAGATCGCGTACGCGGGGGCATCAGGCATGTCCCCTTCGACGTCATTCGGTCCGGGCTCGACAGCCACGTGGGCCGCACCCGACAGCGGACGGCAGTGCTCATCGAGGGCGAGGACTGCGGTGGGCAGGCCGGCTGGCAGGGCTGTGCGGTCGGTGACGACCAAAGAGATGCCAGCCGTGTCGATCACGTGGTGGGTCCGCTCGGCCGGATCAGCCAGATCAATCGGCACATAGGCGGCGCCCGCCCGCATGACTCCGAGCATGGCCGCCATGGCTTCGGGGCCGCGTGCCATGCGTACCCCGACGAAATCGCCGTGCCGTACGCCCGCACGCCGCACCGCGGCGGTCACCCGCTCCGTCATCTCGTCGAGTTGGCGGTAGCTGACCTGGCGGGTGCCATGGACGACGGCGGCGGTATCAGCGTGCGGTCCCTGGCCGTGCCGTGCGACCAGGGCGTGCACCCTGGTCGATGGGACCTCGTTCAGTTGGTTCGGCATGGTTCCTCTTCGTGCTTCTTCGTGCGGCCCGGTGCGTACGTCTGGCTGTCGTCAGTCCACAGGCTGGTACGAGACGGAGGGGAAGTAGTCCTCCTTGGCTCCGTCCCGGCGGATGTCCCAGGTAGCGCAGTGCAGGGAACCGCCGTATTCGAAGACGTTGCGGAAGGGGACCGTGAGGACCTCGAAGCTGAGGCTGGAAAGGAGGTCCTGCAGGGGCTTCTCCTGCTCCTCACAGATGACCTTGTCCGGGGAGATGCTCAGTACGTTCATGGAGAGCCACTTGGACGACTGGCAGTAGGCGGGCATCTCGTCGTTGGAAAGCACCGGCTCAGGAGCTTCGATCAGCTTCCAGCCGTCCTTGATGAACATCGGCAGCTCATCGTCACGAAGGGGCCGGTCCGGGTTGGTGAGGATCAGGCCGGGCCGCAGAGGGATGAAGGTGCAGTCAATGTGAGAGGGGAAGTAGTCCAGCGGGAAGTGGACCGGGTGGACCCGGAACCCCTTGGGCTCCAGGGTCCGCTTGAGCCAGCGGATTCCGGCGCGGTTGGTGGTCATGGACTCCTGCACCAGGATGTCGCGCCCGAGGCGGCTCATGTCCGCGGCGTCGAAGACGATCTCGTTCTGGGTGATGCAGAACTCCGACGCGTGCATCCGGGCGTGGCGCTCTTCGAGCGGCCATTCCCAGAAGTCCTGCCGGTACATGTCGTCGGCCATGGTCGGCTTGGGTGCGACGGTCCACGACACCCGGGGGTCCGCCTCCCAGTACTCGTACACGAGCTTCCGGTACGGCTCGTACTCGAAATAGCGGGCCCGGCGCGACATGGTCGCCTCGACCATCTCGTTGCCGAGCGTGATCATCACATCACGCGGGCACACCGCGCAATACTGGTTCTCCACCTCGAAGTGGGGGGTCCGCAGCGGCTGGGAGAAGTCGTGCAACGTGGGGCGGCGCACCGTCACCCCCTGGGCCTCCAAGAGAGCGGCCAGGCCGTCGAGTTCCACCTCAGCGCGGGCTACTGCCTCGGCCGTCTTGCGCCCGGTTGGGAACGGCGCTGTGGCCCGGCCGCGGATCTGCGGCCTGTTGCCGGGCTCGACCGGTTCGAAGGCCGCGCCCGCCGCAGAGCCAACAACCATCTCGCGCAGGGTGTCCCATTCGTTCCACGCATTCACCACAGGCGTATCCGCAGCCATCCGCATGTGCAGTCCTTCCGTTGTCAGTTCGCGACAAGGCCCGGGACGGCCAGGTGTCGGTGATCCGCCCGGCCGTTGAGCAGGTCGCGCACGCGGGTCACGACGACCGACTTGGCCGGCCCGACCAGATCTACGGCGGTGACCTG comes from the Streptomyces angustmyceticus genome and includes:
- a CDS encoding type I polyketide synthase: MPNQLNEVPSTRVHALVARHGQGPHADTAAVVHGTRQVSYRQLDEMTERVTAAVRRAGVRHGDFVGVRMARGPEAMAAMLGVMRAGAAYVPIDLADPAERTHHVIDTAGISLVVTDRTALPAGLPTAVLALDEHCRPLSGAAHVAVEPGPNDVEGDMPDAPAYAIFTSGSTGVPKGAVMTHAALLNLLHWHNRTRPDSCGRRTAQICAVSFDFSFHEIFSTLCFGGTLVVADDEVRRNPFALVEFLREERIERLFLPVTLLEHVARAAAEAPERLRLREVVTTGEQLRIGPHIREFFSCTDARLHNHYGATEFQDATSHTLDGNPANWPTIAPIGQPIDGVRVHILSQDLQEVPEGAEGELCVAGAGVSPGYLGRPDLTAQKFVDDPFGDGRLYRTGDLARRLPDGTVELLGRIDTQVKAHGVRIEAGEIETLLLGHPGVEEAVVLAHEIDGHRRLVAHIVPGRSLEPESAARVLHAFLVPKLPPLMLPEAYSLLPALPLTTSGKTDRARLLPPVTFERLSIRTAAAARTDIEQLLADVWRGVLRLDDISVDDRFFDLGGTSLMLVVVRAELARRLGRDVSMTDLLRHPTIRAYAAHLDRNTHALGESMPEIVPPPVRRRRSVAGDIAIIGMAGRFPGARDIETFWNNLLQGVESAGALPGTGEGQRDQSIATHPDFVHAGAVLPDIDQFDASFFGMGAREAELLDPQQRLLLECAWEALEDAGHAPGDDRDGRVGVFAGAGMSTYLLNNLLPHFGYGQAKALTESDLEQFQLQLGNDGGYLATRVSYALDLRGPSMGVQTACSTSLVAVHQACRSLLEGDSDLALAGGAHIVVPQEAGYLYEEGMIMSADGHTRTFDANGTGTLFGNGCGIVVLKRLDEAVEDNDRIIAVIKGSAVNNDGADKASFTAPSPARQAEVVREALEAAGVDPLDVGYVEAHGTGTALGDPIELTALTEAFGSRPEGAGTCAIGSVKTNIGHLDEAAGIAGLIKTALCIERGMLVPNLHFSEPNPEIDFHRSPFRVSTGTAPWTTDGRPRTAGVTSLGVGGTNAHVVLQEAPPRAAITSEPTRQPSAEQDMQVLALSARNEQALVDLTRRYADFLGSPSDTARFADVCFTAATGRRHFPHRRAVIAATAGEARKKLLEMPSGSVAAAPGRVAFLFPGQGSQYAGMGRELYQRQPVFKAILDQCDELLRARFGLPLLPVLFPVPGEPSPIDETSYAQPALFAFEYALAKLWESWGVRPDVMLGHSLGEYVAACLAGVFSLEDALTLVHVRSRLMRELTEAGTMVAVDADEATVAPMLRPNTSVAAVNSPTSTVVSGRSSEIEDICAQLTAQGIRHRKLEISVACHSPLMQPILAEFAAAARTVTYHEPRIEIISTVSGKVIGPELAHWRYWVEQSTRPVRFHDAAATLHGLGAGSLLEISPKPTLLQLLDELFDERGTALVPSTRPDHQWAQLLDAVRCLYEGGIDLDWHAVTGDRDRRRVSLPTYPWQRERYWIAAPGPATATAASHTAPLLGRRLDLADEGGVRFDSVASVTTLSWLHDHRVFDSVVLPGVAYQEIAFAAAREVFGPVPAELRDFHIHHAMAFPDEKAVRQTQVALKPEEDGAYTFEVHSRPLATGEGAQRAHGWTLHASGSLAVAAPGATRAYGPERLDAERNALGGHELRPEEIYKREQERQIDLGPLFHVTDQLWQCGPNALSKVRLGPELRPEASRHRVHPVLLEACFLALTVTYPEKLGRRTYVPLGVDRIHIESSSAGTEAWCHARLRPTAEEDPEVLRADIDLIAPDGTLILTMDGVLLKRADREAMIPARRESWRDWLYSTRWTPTALPEPASVSANRWLVIADGQLGEEAAAFARLHGVTCDVMDDARAGVDLAAYNLVVLCRTPQLDTDDAGAGAVAEGGQLLRLTQRLAALDAAAPRLCLVSHGAQPVASRPVTWPTGAGLWGLGRVTAAEHPELRITQIDLDPRTDSQSRAALLYAELALLSATMEQPEHHQVGYDGHRRHVEMLGRVELADAPGAAAPMRHPARPDATYLITGGLGGLGLEAARMLCDAGARHLVLLGRTPPGEVARRLIEQLRADGATVEAFTSDVADYDALSGVFARIDADPAFPPLGGVLHLAGVLDDGVLLLQSPERFARVMAPKAQGAWHLHTLTADRPLDFFVLFSSVSSLLGTPGQATYAAANAFLDGLASYRRGLGLPGLAIQWGSWGETGMSARAGLNAALVSRGEHVIPTLDGLAVLMRLLSTGGPDPVLAVLPADWNRYEDRNAPALRGLLADMPGGKHTDARESLRAVLDESPLETRRDLLLSHVREQVGRVLGGTTTDLSDEHDLFARGLDSLRAIELRSRMQRTLECRMPQSIVFDNPTVAALSVRLFEMMSSGRGVR
- a CDS encoding glycine amidinotransferase yields the protein MVVGSAAGAAFEPVEPGNRPQIRGRATAPFPTGRKTAEAVARAEVELDGLAALLEAQGVTVRRPTLHDFSQPLRTPHFEVENQYCAVCPRDVMITLGNEMVEATMSRRARYFEYEPYRKLVYEYWEADPRVSWTVAPKPTMADDMYRQDFWEWPLEERHARMHASEFCITQNEIVFDAADMSRLGRDILVQESMTTNRAGIRWLKRTLEPKGFRVHPVHFPLDYFPSHIDCTFIPLRPGLILTNPDRPLRDDELPMFIKDGWKLIEAPEPVLSNDEMPAYCQSSKWLSMNVLSISPDKVICEEQEKPLQDLLSSLSFEVLTVPFRNVFEYGGSLHCATWDIRRDGAKEDYFPSVSYQPVD